A single genomic interval of Oncorhynchus mykiss isolate Arlee chromosome 13, USDA_OmykA_1.1, whole genome shotgun sequence harbors:
- the LOC118938527 gene encoding zinc finger protein 271-like — MTSHKSSSPWTHLFTDSYLQNLTIQCLCFTGDIPNRCSLRGRGLSGEPQQHHDADKKEKSLSRSEHLKKHQHRGTGKKPQHCCSDCGKSLAKQDLTNHEQIHTLEHASNTLKSHQRINSGEGPYTCLDCGKYLNQSGAQTKHKHKHTGEKPYSCVQCGKSFSRSGDLTTHQLIHTGAKPYSCDQCGKNFNQSGHLTAHQRIHTGEKPYSCVQCGKSFSRSGDLTTHQLIHTGAKPYSCDQCGKSFNQSGTLTAHQRIHTGEKPYSCDQCGKNFNQSGHLTAHQRIHTGAKPYSCDHCGKSFSRSGDLTLHQRIHTGEKPYSCDQCGKNFNQSGHLTAHQRIHTGAKPYSCDHCGKSFSRSGDLIKHQRMHTGEKHYSCDQCGKSFSRSESLTRHQLIHTGAKPYSCDHCGKRFSRSGDLTLHQRIHTGEKPYSCDHCGKSFSRSGDLIKHQRMHTGEKHYSCDQCGKSFSRSESLTRHQLIHTGAKPYSYDHCGKSFSRSGDLTLHQRIHTGVKPYSCDQCGKNFNQSGLLTIHQRIHTGEKPYSCVQCGKSFSRSGDLTTHQLIHTGAKPYSCDQCGKSFNQSGTLTAHQRIHTGEKPYSCDQCGKNFNQSGHLTAHQRIHTGEKPYSCVQCGKSFSRSGDLTIHQCIHTGEKPYSCDQCGKSFARSGSLIKHQKAQTCRLSSPFSLAPVPDP; from the exons ATGACGTCTCACAAATCATCATCGCCATG GACACATCTGTTTACGGACTCATATTTGCAAAACCTAACTATTCAATGCCTTTGTTTCACAGGGGACATCCCTAATCGTTGCTCTCTTAGAGGGAGGGGCTtatctggggagcctcaacaacatcatgatgctgacaagaaagagaagagtctctccagatcagaacacctcaagaaGCACCAGCATAGAGGTACAGGGAAGAAACCTCaacactgctgctctgactgtgggaagagtttggCTAAACAGGACTTGACAAATCATGAGCAAATTCACACTCTAGAGCATGCATCTAATACCTTAAAATCTCACCAGAGAATTAATTCAGGGGAGGGACCTTATACCTGCTTGGATTGTGGGAAATACTTAAACCAGTCAGGAGCCCAgactaaacacaaacacaaacacacaggagagaagccttatagctgtgttcagtgtgggaagagcttcagtcGATCAGGAGACCTGACTACACACCAACTCATACACACAGGAgcgaagccttatagctgtgatcaatgtgggaagaactTCAATCAATCAGGACACCTGACTGcacaccaacgcatacacacaggagagaagccatataGCTGTgttcagtgtgggaagagcttcagtcGATCAGGAGACCTGACTACACACCAACTCATACACACAGGAgcgaagccttatagctgtgatcagtgtgggaagagcttcaatcaaTCAGGAACCCTGACTGcacaccaacgcatacacacaggagagaagccttatagctgcgatcaatgtgggaagaactTCAATCAATCAGGACACCTGACTGcacaccaacgcatacacacaggagcgaagccttatagctgtgatcattgTGGAAAGAGCTTCAGTCGATCAGGAGACCTGACTCtacaccaacgcatacacacaggagagaagccttatagctgtgatcaatgtgggaagaactTCAATCAATCAGGACACCTGACTGcacaccaacgcatacacacaggagcgaagccttatagctgtgatcattgTGGAAAGAGCTTCAGTCGATCAGGAGACCTGATCAAACACCAACGCatgcacacaggagagaagcattatagctgtgatcagtgtgggaagagcttcagtcGATCAGAATCCCTGACTAGACACCAACTCATACACACAGGAgcgaagccttatagctgtgatcattgTGGAAAGCGCTTCAGTCGATCAGGAGACCTGACTCTAcaccaacgca tacacacaggagagaagccttatagctgtgatcattgTGGAAAGAGCTTCAGTCGATCAGGAGACCTGATCAAACACCAACGCatgcacacaggagagaagcattatagctgtgatcagtgtgggaagagcttcagtcGATCAGAATCTCTGACTAGACACCAACTCATACACACAGGAGCGAAGCCTTATAGCTATGATCATTGTGGAAAGAGCTTCAGTCGATCAGGAGACCTGACTCtacaccaacgcatacacacaggagtgaagccttatagctgtgatcaatgtgggaagaactTCAATCAATCAGGACTCCTGACTAtacaccaacgcatacacacaggagagaagccttatagctgtgttcagtgtgggaagagcttcagtcGATCAGGAGACTTGACTACACACCAACTCATACACACAGGAgcgaagccttatagctgtgatcagtgtgggaagagcttcaatcaaTCAGGAACCCTGACTGcacaccaacgcatacacacaggagagaagccttatagctgtgatcaatgtgggaagaactTCAATCAATCAGGACACCTGACTGcacaccaacgcatacacacaggagagaagccatataGCTGTgttcagtgtgggaagagcttcagtcgatcaggagacctgactatacaccaatgcatacacacaggagagaagccttatagctgtgatcagtgtggaaagagctttgctcGTTCAGGGTCACTGATAAAACACCAGAAAGCACAAACATGTCGTCTTTCATCTCCCTTCTCTCTGGCACCGGTTCCAGATCCCTAA
- the LOC118938526 gene encoding sialoadhesin-like produces the protein MYRPPSWHNVTEVSWFNKWESGVTTDLSQDPEYAGSMKYQPTTDKGSTLRITDLRESDSAEYKFRFTTTAVKWGYSFPGTTLIVTDLQVKETPGTEEGKVTLTCITTCTLTDNPTYIWYKNGQLLTNPNTQDNFLILDPVSSEDTGSYSCAVEDYENCLKKASNSTSDTRDRRDTAENGQRDSSPVYDNISGMTMALTAAQRAITDEQDDVTYPSIQHSNQEVPLDSTVPPSHP, from the exons ATGTATAGACCTCCCAGCTGGCATAACGTCACAGAAGTATCCTGGTTCAACAAATGGGAGTCTGGAGTTACTACAGATCTAAGCCAGGACCCAGAGTATGCAGGTAGTATGAAGTACCAACCAACTACAGACAAGGGCTCCACCCTGAGAAtcacagacctgagagagagtGACTCAGCTGAATATAAGTTTAGATTTACAACAACTGCGGTAAAATGGGGATACAGCTTCCCTGGAACAACTCTGATTGTCACAG ACCTGCAGGTGAAGGAGACTCCTGGCACAGAGGAAGGGAAGGTGACACTGACCTGTATCACCACCTGTACTCTAactgacaaccccacctacatctggtacaagaacggacaacTTCTCACCAACCCAAACACCCAAGATAACTTCCTGATCCTAGACCCAGTCAGCAGTGAGGATACAGGCAGCTACTCCTGTGCTGTTGAAGACTACGAGAATTGCCT GAAGAAGGCCTCCAATTCCACCTCTGACacaagagacagaagagacacagCAGAGAACGGACAG AGAGACTCTAGTCCAGTGTATGACAACATCTCAGGCATGACCATGGCCCTTACTGCAGCACAGAGAGCGATCACAGACGAGCAGGATGACGTTACCTACCCCAGCATCCAACACAGTAACCAGGAAGTGCCTCTGGACTCCACCGTCCCACCGTCTCACCCCTAG
- the LOC118938191 gene encoding B-cell receptor CD22-like → MKLLYPIDGPPIVLGVFGHYCFNVTYTHQSICALKGSTVELPCTYRHPNNHKVLKANWYIQEKRDEVLKVLNLDRAEYLKTPPKYLAIQEKDCTLKITDLRERDSDEYKFRFKTQYAEWGYSFPGITLTVTGLQVKVTPATEKGNLTLTCSTTCTLNENPKPTYIWYKNGQHLTNSKTLDNSLILDPVSSEDAGRYSCAVKGHNNLYTPEETLTVIYPPKNTSVSVSPSGEIVEGSSVTLTCSSDANPPVDKYTWYFQNETLINGFEQIYNITNFRSEDSGHYHCEAWNKMASKNSTDLIIITVKQTSLMTAAVRIIVVVLVLILCLSGFMWFRKKASKPISDTRDTVDNRQGNSSPMNDNISGMAMTPTSVQRADTDNQDDVHYTSIHFSGSNNQEVPLYSTVQLPQTQKEDEDVQYAVVKFNLSSAAPPTSLTGS, encoded by the exons ATGAAACTATTGTATCCAATTGATGGACCTCCAATTGTTTTAGGTGTTTTCGGTCATTACTGTTTCAACGTGACTTACACCCATCAGAGTATCTGTGCTTTGAAGGGCTCAACAGTGGAACTGCCCTGCACATATAGACACCCAAATAATCACAAAGTTTTAAAAGCAAACTGGTATATCCAAGAGAAACGTGATGAAGTGCTAAAAGTCCTGAACTTGGATCGTGCTGAGTACCTAAAGACCCCCCCAAAATACCTTGCGATTCAAGAGAAGGACTGCACCCTGAAAAtcacagacctgagagagagagattcagatgAGTACAAGTTCAGATTTAAAACACAGTATGCAGAATGGGGGTACAGCTTCCCTGGAATAACTCTGACTGTCACAG GTctgcaggtgaaggtgactcCTGCCACAGAGAAAGGGAATctgacactgacctgtagcaccacctgtactctgaatGAGAACCCCAAacccacctacatctggtacaagaacggacaacATCTCACCAACTCAAAGACTCTAGATAACTCCCTTATCCTAGACCCAGTCAGCAGTGAAGATGCAGGCAGAtactcctgtgctgtaaaagGCCACAATAATCTCTACACTCCTGAAGAGACTCTGACTGTAATTT ATCCTCCAAAGAAcacctcagtgtcagtcagtccctctggtgaaatagtggagggcagttcagtgactctgacctgcagcagtgatgccaacccacctgTGGACAAATACACCTGGTACTTTCAAAATGagactttaataaatggattcgAACAGATCTACAACATCACCAACTTCAGGTCTGAAGACAGTGGACATTACCACTGTGAGGCCTGGAATAAAATGGCATCTAAGAACTCTACAGATCTGATTATTATAACAG TGAAACAAACCTCACTTATGACTGCAGCTGTAAGAATCATAGTTGTTGTTCTGGttctcatcctctgtctctctggcttcATGTGGTTCAG GAAGAAGGCCTCCAAACCCATCTCTGACACAAGGGACACAGTAGACAATAGACAG GGAAACTCTAGTCCCATGAATGACAACATATCGGGCATGGCCATGACCCCTACTTCAGTACAGAGAGCAGACACAGACAACCAGGATGACGTTCACTACACCAGCATCCACTTCTCTGGCTCCAATAACCAGGAAGTGCCTCTGTACTCCACTGTCCAACTGCCTCAAACCCAGAAAGAGGATGAGGATGTCCAATACGCTGTTGTAAAATTCAACCTCTCCAGTGCTGCCCCCCCG ACCTCTCTCACAGGAAGCTGA